Below is a window of Desulfobaccales bacterium DNA.
CCGGTTTCCGAGGCCCCAATGAGCGCTCCGTTGCCCGCCACCTTTCGCCAGGACCAGCGCTCCGGTCTGATTTTACCCTCAGCCCTGGCCAGCCAGGTCAGGCTCGACGCCGCCGCCGAATTCCGGGCCGCCGCAGCCAACCGTCTGCGCTCCGGCTGGAACCTGGGCCGCACGGTAAGCACCCCTGCCACCTGGAAACTGCAACGCTTGCGGGAATATTCCCGGGACCTAAATCGGAATGACCCAATAGCCGCCGGCGCCACCGATACCCTGGTCACGAACATCGTGGGCCGGGGTCTGCGCCCGCAATCGAAGCTGCGGCCCGAGATGCTGGGGATCTCCAAGGAGAAGGCCCGGGAGTTACAGCGCCAGGCGGAATTGATCTGGGAGACCTGGAAACCTCTGGCGGATGCAGGCAACCGCCTTAATTTCGATGAACTTCAAACCCTGGCCTTACGTTCCATTATGCAGGATGGCGAGATCCTGGCCCTGCCCACCTGGGCCGAAGAGTCCTGGCGGCCCCTGGGCCGGACGGTGGAATTGCTGGAAGCGGATCGTCTCACCACCATGGGGGCCAAGACCCAAACCGGCCAGGAAACCGGGATCGACGTGGGGGCCCGGGGCGAGCCCGCCTTTTATAATTTTACTAAGGTTGATCCTACCAGGGGCACGATGCAGTTGGGCAGTGGCAGCGAACGGCTGGCGGCTCGCGATGAACAGGGCCGGCCACGGGTACTCCATATTTATCGCAGCCTGCGCCCAGCTCAAATGCGGGGCACCCCTTTATTCACCCCCATTATTTCCCTGTTTCAAGACCTGGCCGACGGCATCGAGGCCAAGGTGGTGGCCTATAAGGTAGCCGCCTTTTTATCGGTCTTCATTACCAAAGGAAGCGCCTATGGCGGTCCGGACGCGGCTACCGATCTGGAACCTGGCACCGGCAAAAATATTGAGGACCTGGAGTTGGGAGAAATCCGCTACCTGAAGAACGGGGAGAATATTCAGGTGGTGGACGCCAAACGCAATAGCGAAGACTTTCATAATTTTGTGGAGCAGATCCTGCGCATCATCGGGGCAGGGATCGCCCTGCCCTATGAATTGTTGATGAAAGACTTTTCCAAGACCAGTTATTCCAGCGCCCGGGCCGCCTTATTGGAAGCCCGGCGGATCTTCACGGCCTGGCGCTTCTGGTTTGCCGCCAAATTTTGCCAGCCCATCTGGGAACTGGTATTGGAAGAGGCCTATTTACGCGGCCTCTGGCCAGCCCCGAAGTTTTATGAAAACCGCACTGAATATTTAAGGGCGGCCTGGATGGGCGACGGTTGGGGCTGGATTGCGCCAGAGAAAGAAGTCAGCGCCTCTTATAACGCTATCGCCTGCGGCCTCTCCACTCATAGCAAAGAATTAT
It encodes the following:
- a CDS encoding phage portal protein, whose translation is MSAPLPATFRQDQRSGLILPSALASQVRLDAAAEFRAAAANRLRSGWNLGRTVSTPATWKLQRLREYSRDLNRNDPIAAGATDTLVTNIVGRGLRPQSKLRPEMLGISKEKARELQRQAELIWETWKPLADAGNRLNFDELQTLALRSIMQDGEILALPTWAEESWRPLGRTVELLEADRLTTMGAKTQTGQETGIDVGARGEPAFYNFTKVDPTRGTMQLGSGSERLAARDEQGRPRVLHIYRSLRPAQMRGTPLFTPIISLFQDLADGIEAKVVAYKVAAFLSVFITKGSAYGGPDAATDLEPGTGKNIEDLELGEIRYLKNGENIQVVDAKRNSEDFHNFVEQILRIIGAGIALPYELLMKDFSKTSYSSARAALLEARRIFTAWRFWFAAKFCQPIWELVLEEAYLRGLWPAPKFYENRTEYLRAAWMGDGWGWIAPEKEVSASYNAIACGLSTHSKELSAQGEDYEETFEQLAEEKDYAAGLGLNFVAPPAPLPELDQIAGGNHAQTE